In the Callospermophilus lateralis isolate mCalLat2 chromosome 7, mCalLat2.hap1, whole genome shotgun sequence genome, AATTGGGTGCAGAATGGGCAAGAGTGGAAATGGTCACTTATGAGGAAGTGTTGGTTGGGACTAGGGTACCAATTAATAgaaatggagaagatttaggataGTGTTGGGTGCAGAGCCAATTAGGCTTGACTGGTAATATTTGGAAGGCACACTGGTGGAGGAGAGAGGAGTCAAAGATGAATAGAAAATTTGAACTAAATGAGGGTACAAAGATGAATCTGACAAGCTTCAACTGTGAGGGAGATAGATTTGTAAACAGTGACAGAATGGTGTATTAGGTGTTGTGGCATAAAGAAGCAAAGGAAACTTTGGAAGCAAAGAGGAGGCACCTAATCTAACTTGAGGGTCAGAGAAAACTTCCTGCATACTATGACTTGAGTTGGAAGGATGTGCAGAATTGTGTAGGAGTTGTGTTTTGGACGATTCACAGCAAAGAGGCTGAAAGCTAAAAAGTGCTTGAGATGTTTCAGGCAGAAACAAAGTGTTTGACACCAGCTGTGATTAAAGATTATGTAGGAGAGAGGTTACAAAGAAAGGCAGGGGTTCAGCTTAGTTGCTATAATAAGGAGTTTGGTTTTGTCAGGAAGGCAGAGGGAAACCATTGATGGTATCAAAGTATTAGATTAACCTAACCATGTAGATCTGTTCCTGCATCACATTGTCCATTGTAAGTTACATGAAATGAAACTTGAAGTAGAGAAAAAGTGAAAAGGCTTTTTATTTGGCTCTTCTTACCTGTGTCTTCCATAGTGGGGGGAAAAtcatgttttctgtttttttctatcTTCTCCTTCATCCCTGCCATATTCCCCAAACTAGCCTGTTCACTCTTCATATGCACAGAGGGCCTTGTGTACCAAATGTGTTCAGTGATAAAAGCACATTCTTTTCATCACAGAAATATCAGATTGTCACATGGTTGTATGATAATACATATAAACAGCATCCTACAGTTTTCAATGTGCCTTCACATGTCCTCTGGCAGGTAAGTTATCAACTACAATCCTTATTTTCAGCTGAGAATATTAATCTGCAGAACTGTGATTTGTCTGAGTCACAAAACAGTCTGCATTTGTTCTTTTACATAGGTGGTTGCCTTTTGCTTGAACTGTAGTTCAGTGttacctgaatttttggctgggaGGCTAGTAGCCTGAATTGATAACCTGAAAAGGCTAGTAGTATTGAAACTCCAAGGCGTATATAGTAAATTTGACAGCCCCTTTGAAGAACAGTTAGGATACATTTTAGGCAACAGGTAATAGTCTCGGTAGACCAATAATGCTTTATTCATATGTTTTTACTGTATATTGCATTTATTTTCTGCCTTTTACAGGTAAATTGAGGTATGCCAACAACAGTAATTACAAAAATGATGTCATGATCAGAAAAGAGGTATGagcctttcattttcatttcagtcTAGCTTTCTGCCTTATATTGGTTTTGCTCTTTCTAGGAATAGTATTTAAAGTTAAGGACTGGGGAAGTAGATCTCTATTTATAAACAGCTTCtagattatttcttttttattttatttatgtatttcagtttttattttataattatgaaTCAATTACTGATAGCTACTTGAAGTCTGGTATGCCTTGGTTGGATCCCTCAATCTGCTGCTTACTaacctgtgtgaccttggacaagtttcCTGGCTGAACTTAATAAGTCTCTGTTTCTTCATATGCAGAAACAGGGATAATAAAGTCATTGTCCCTTTCAAATACTGTCATAGAATTAAATATGTTATTCTTAAAGCAGTTGGTATATTCCTCTCGGCACATAGCACTCAATGAAGAGAGCTATTTAATTTGCATCTGAAAGCAAAAAGGGATCATGGAAAGCAATTAGCATCATTGAATACATGATAGATGCCATGCATGGCACCAGGTGTTAAGATCATACATATGATCTTATTTAACCCTGATTATAAGCCCATATGATGGGAGGTATTATATCCTCTTTATAACAAAATGAAGGCCCAGATGGGGCCTGTTCACAGTCATCCTTGCTAGTAAGAGGTTAACAACTGGAATTCAGATCTGTGCATATATTATGCTTTGGATATGAGATGCTTGTCCTACTCCCCTGACCCCAAAGAAATATCATGTAGTAATGCAGgaatgtttagaggtgaaatagtTTGATTTTGAGAGCTATAACCACATTGGtatagattaatccatttgatgaactTATAATTTGAATTACTAAGCAGTAGTTATAGGCAGGTGtgttgtgactggaggaggtaagTCACTGTGGGCATACCCTAGAAGGGTTTATCTTCTCTGTGACCTCTTCTCTGCTGCCCTTCCCTCTGCTTCCCCACCTCCCTGGCAGGCATCTTTCCTCTGCCAAGCCCTTCCCCCATGAAGTTTTGCCTCAActagggcccagagcaatggaattagCTGACCAcgtactgaacctctgaaaccatgagcccagattaaactttttctcccctaactagttcttttcaggtattttggtaaCGGTGacgaaaaactgactaacacagcaTGCCTTAGTACAGTTCCATGGACTTCCATTCTGTTATGATTTGTCACATTGTtttttataccaaaaaaaaattaaaactagtgAACAAGAACTATGTTAACTCAACATGGAAAGACTTTGTCAAAgctattttttccttttaccaCTTTGTTACATTTGAAAATATCTTAACAgtcaatgtatttttttaaattttgttttagttgtatatggactcagtgcctttatttgtttttatgtagtgctaggattgaaccccatacttgcgaggcaagtgctcaaccactgagctacaactccagcccaaagTCAATGTATTTTAATAACTATTTAATGAGCAATTGATTTTACACTTTTCCATAATTGTCAGCatccttacattttttttcaagatGGGCTAGCGTACAAAGtgtttttagtttgttttgttttgggggagtactgaggattgtacccagggtaccttaccactgagctatatccccaacctttttactttttgagacaggatctcactcagTTTTCCAGGCTAATGCACTACTATGCCCAACTGCACAGAAATAGGTCTTCAGGAGCTGTTGTTTTTATCTTCTCTGAGTCAGAGTACTCCATAAAAATACAACCTAAGTTCTGTTTTTTAACCTGCTTTCAGGCCTATGTACATAAAAGTGTGATGGAGGAATTGAAGAGAATAATTGATGACAGTGAAATTACCAAAGAGGATGATGCTTTGTGGCCTCCTCCTGACCGAGTAGGCCGGCAGGTGTGTATTTTATTGACTGTTCTTGTAATACAGAATTCTTACAAAAAAGATAACATTTACTGCTCTGCttaatgtgtgcatgtgtatgtgcatgtaaTTGAGCCTTGCATGAAACAGATAACTAGCATTTTGTCTAAGGAAACATTAATTCCAGAGAGAGGACCAGAGACAGCAAGTGGTGTTGCAGGCTACCCAGAGCCCAGCCCTGAATTGCTTCTTGTGATCTCTCCTCTTAGACCTTTTGCTCTCTACCTCACATATTGAGTAACTTCTCTGGACAAAGCATTGTAGGGATAtagagataaataaaaaatagttatTTCACAACCTAATGGAAGGAAATCATGCAAGTGACTATATGTATTTAATTCATGAcacatatttttgtgtgtgtgtgtgtgtgtgtgtgtgtgtgtgtataaaattctAAAGATTGTTTTGGGAATTAAATAAGAGCCATTGTCTTATTTAACTGAATTAACCAAAAAGATATTTCTACCTTGACTGCAGCCATCATAATCCAGATTTCTAATTGATTTCCTTGATTTTCCTTATCTTGGACAGCCCACATTTCCATCTTAAAATCTTGTGATCTTTAAAaatgtttgtgtattccactgatTTTTATGATGCTCTACAAGTGAACTATTATCCCTAGCCCCTGAGAATACTGTTATCCTACTTTTAGGAATTTTCCTAGGAAAATTTTCACATACCTGCAAGGAGATACATAGAAGAATTTTGTCACATTGTTTTTTattccaaaaaaatttttaagatctATGTTAACATGGAAAAATCTAAAAAGcaatattgaatggaaaaagtaAAAAGATACATGTAGTATGACCACataaaatagatttaaaacaTAGTACCAAATCTAAAATCACAAGTAGAAAGAATACACTCCAGCTTTAGGGgacagaggaagaagaaagaatggGAGATGGCACCagatatggtggtgcatgcctgtaatcccagcacctggtggaggctgaggcaggaacagcataagctcaaagccagcctccacaacttagtgagacctaaaataaatatttttttttttcaaaaaataaaaaggactgggatgtaactcagtgttaaggcactcttgggttcaatccctagtaccaaaagaagaaaaagcatggaagatagattttttaaatatttctttttttaaaaataaggtggGAAAAAAGGTCTCACTGGAAGAATATAAGTTCTTCAAAGACAGATatgtgtttggtttggttttattaATCTGTCCTAAGCACTAAGAACAATATGTGGCAAAGAGGAGGCAATCATATAGATAGTTAGGTCATACAGCTAGTAAGTAGCAAAGCTGAGATCAAACCCAAGATCTAGGATAATTTTCCTTGTTCCATGTTGTCCAGAAAGGTTGGATACCAGATCTATCCACGTCACTTAACAAAGTGGTATGTAAATTTAAATCTTACATGATTGTCCTTGAGGACACTACTCTCTCTAGGCAGATGAGTTTCTCAAGGGCTTATCCAGTATCATCTCTGTTTGTTTCCATCACAGTTTAATGGTTAAAATAAGGTACTTTTTCTATGTGGCTATCTATAGTAGAGTGTGAGTGATTTGGAAGTAGTGAGCCCCTTCCCTGTACTTGATGAAAATTTCAGTTCTGCCTAACttagattttttaaatgtttctagGAGCTTGAAATCGTCATTGGAGATGAACACATTTCTTTCACAACATCAAAAATTGGTTCCCTTATTGATGTTAATCAATCTAAGTAAGTATGTATGATCCTTATATCCACTGTGTCTATCTTGGAGTAGATTAATAAGAAACTTGAACCAAATTGGGACCATTATGGGAAGATCTGGTGCAATTGCAGGACAGAACCGGGCAGCTTTGTCCCCCTCATTAGAAAGGGACTCCACATTATAGTCATTTCACAGTATCCACAGGGGATTGGTGCCAGGTCCCACTGTAGACACCAAAACTGTGGTTGTTTAAGTCTCATATAAAATGGTTTAACACATTCTTATAGCTTATGTACATCTTcatgtatactttaaatcatctctaggttacttataatacctaatacagggttggggttgtggctcagtggtagagcgcttgtctagcatatgtgaggcactaggttcaagcctcagcaccacataaaaataaataaataaatgaataaaggtctatcaacaactaaaaaatatatattaaaaaaaaacctaatacaggataaatgctatgtaaatagttgttatactgtaagGAATAAAGAGGGAAAAAATCTGCTGTTATAGGCCTAAATACATTTTGATCCATGGGTGGTTGGACCCATGAATGATAAAGATCCTCTGCAGATTTGGGCCAGCTGTATTTTTAAAAGCTACTTCTGTTACTTTTCGTGTTTCAGTCATTGATACTAAAACTTTCTCAgtggcacacacacatacacacacacacacactaatgtaTCAAAGCACCCAGAATAGAAAATTAAGTATGCATGAAGAAGTTCTTGAAATAAACTGTACCATATCCGAGTCTGAGAAGCTTTCTCAGTCACTGTTGACCATTCAATCCAGCACCTCTTAAAGTGTTGATTAAATTTGAAATCTCTTAATATctgaatttaaaaattcatactgtcagTGGGGCAAATTACGATGTTGCAATACAAATCTATATGCTTTAAAGGGTCTGGAATCCAACAACCTGTTTGACTCCTCTGTGTTTTGAGGATTTGGAATTAGTTATGGATCACTATTAGTAAATGTTGGGTTTAATTGTCTTCCTTCAGTATTTTTGTTGATATTGATGCCTAGTAATATTCAGCATCTTGGTCCTGCTTAGTACCACTTTAAAAAGGAGGGAGGAGGTTGTTTCTAATTCTGAAAGCAATACATGTTCATTGTAGAAAGCAcaggaaatatataaaaaatagaaaagaagggaaaaatTGCCCATAATCTTAGATAACCATTGTTAATATCTTGAAATGTATCTTTTTAGTCTTTTGCTGTGTGTGTACATTAAAAAATACAGTTTTTGAAAAgcataaaaaatattgaaatgttATATTAATCATGATTTGGGGGtgggaggggtactggggattgaactcaggggtactcgaccactgagccgctcctcagccctattttgtattttatttagagacagggtctcactgagttgcttagtgcctcgcttttgctgagactggctttgaactcacaatccttcttcctcagcctcctgagccactgaagtAAGGAAATatcaagctgggtgtggtgacacatgcctataatcctaacaACTCAGGAGAGTGAGGcagaggaggatcataagttcaaagccagcctcagcaaaatcgagtcactaaacaattcagtgggaccctgtctctaaataaaatacaaaatagggctggggatgtgccttagtggttgagtgcccctgggttcaatccctggtacccgtcTCCCCCAAAAACCAACATATTTAAATGCCCtcataatatttcattttaatatttgtaatatttctttATGGGTTTTAGGCTGTTCAAAGGTTTAATGCTTCACAAGAAGCATTTTGGTAGATAAATAATCAGGTTATTAATTGGATTGTGTTTTGGAAGGATTTTTTTTGCCAGTTTTTCtcagcattttaatttttttcccctcttacaTTTTAGGGATCCAGAAGGCTTACGAGTATTTTATTATCTTGTCCAGGACCTAAAGTGCTTGGTCTTCAGTCTTATTGGATTACACTTCAAAATTAAACCAATTTAAATGAAATATTAGTATGGACCTGAGGGGGGTGGAAGAAGTTGTTTTTAATTACTACTATCAGGAGATTTTTGTGTATATCAAGGCAGTATTTTTTTTATAAACTGTAAATGATTGTCTTTAATAAATATGTGATAAAatccaaatttttattttataaaaacctGAACATATGAGCATTCCTCCGTTACTTTGTAAAACACCAACATTGTGTGGAAGTATTACCAAAATATCTACCAATTCTCTGGAAACTACCATTTTACAGGAAAcaagtaaatggagaaaaaaagtttaaaaacagaGTAAGAATCCAGTTAGTAATATTCAGAGGAAAAGAAATTCTTGAACAAATGACCTGGCTTCTTAAATAAGTTGCAAGAGCTGGGCACACAATTATAATCCCAGcggtttgagaggctgaggcaggaggattgtgagttcaaagccagcctaagcaatggcaaggtgctaagcaactcagtgagaccctattcaAAAATTTTAGGGATCCAGAAGGCTTACAATAAAATAATACAATAaggtatttaaataaaatacaaaaaggtctgggaatatggctcagtggtcgagtgcccctgagttcaattcctagtactgagaaaaataataaattgcaAGAAAAACAAGACATGGAACAGAAACGCATAAAGGAgatttaaaaagacacattaattgctgggtgtagtttagtggtagagtgcttccctaatATCCCTAAGGACCTGGATTCATTACCTAGcactaccaaaacaaaaaaccccacagtCCATGCAGTGTATGGATTATTTGGATCATGACCCAAATTGACATTAATGAGGAAATTTGAACATTGGTATTTGAAGACAATAATGAAGTAGTGTTAATTTTTTAGGTATGAAATTGTGGTtggggctgggtgcagtggcacacacctgaaatcccagcagcttgagagactgaagcaggagaatcgtgggttcaaagccagcctcagcaaaagcaaggcactaagcagttcagtgagacccagtctcaaaataaaatagttcagtgattgagtgcctgaGTTCAATAAATTGTGTTTagagttttttaaaaacatcttttaaTAGACACATCTGTATTTCAATGTAGGGGTAAATACCTTGTtttaacacatttaaaaaaatttttttattctaatttattatatatgacagcagaatgcattataattcatattacatatatagagcacaatttttcatatctctggttgtatacaaagtatattcacaccattcgtgtcttcatacatgtatttaaggtaatcatatccatctcattccaccatctttttctaCCCCATtcgccctcccttcccctctcacccctttcccctatctagagtttgtctaatccttcCATCCTCCCCCTccaaaccccactatgaatcagcttccttatatcagagaaaacattcaggatttgtttttt is a window encoding:
- the Magoh gene encoding protein mago nashi homolog isoform X1, translated to MESDFYLRYYVGHKGKFGHEFLEFEFRPDGKLRYANNSNYKNDVMIRKEAYVHKSVMEELKRIIDDSEITKEDDALWPPPDRVGRQELEIVIGDEHISFTTSKIGSLIDVNQSKDPEGLRVFYYLVQDLKCLVFSLIGLHFKIKPI
- the Magoh gene encoding protein mago nashi homolog isoform X2: MESDFYLRYYVGHKGKFGHEFLEFEFRPDGKLRYANNSNYKNDVMIRKEAYVHKSVMEELKRIIDDSEITKEDDALWPPPDRVGRQELEIVIGDEHISFTTSKIGSLIDVNQSKDPEGLQ